The Drosophila miranda strain MSH22 chromosome Y unlocalized genomic scaffold, D.miranda_PacBio2.1 Contig_Y7_pilon, whole genome shotgun sequence DNA segment CTCAGGCGCCATCGCAGACCATCGCAAAGTCGAGGCCCACCGGTCTCGAGACGATTTTTGAACGGCCCGGCAATGAGGACGACGGGCCCACCAGCAGCCATGCCGTGGCATTCGGCGAGTGCCAGCGCCGCGTCCTCGCCCTGGGTACGGGCGGAAAAAAAGAACCCTGTCGCAGAAGAGCTGCCTGAAGGTGCGCAACACCTTGGGCGAACGCAGCACCCGGCACATGATGACACTGCGGGCGTCCCGCACTACTTTGGACAGCGTAATGCTCGGGGGCTCGGACGTTGAAGGCGAGTCGGTCGGAGTCGCTCCCGCAGTCGCTCCCGTAGCTGCTCCCGAAGTCGTTCCCGCTGGAGGAAATGCCGGTACAAATCAGCCGGCACCATTCGTGCTGCGCACCAGCAGGAGGCTCAAGAGTCTGCCTCCGTTTTAGATAGACCTTCCACCCTCCAAATGATagaaaaagaataaagaaaagaaaagcaaagaaaagaaaaaccctcTACAGAATGTCTCTTTTGCTCTCATTGTAAATTGAAGCGCCTCTTTCGGCGGAACCTACCCCAAGAGCGGAAAGCGGAGATCAATTAGAATTGTGAACCCCAAAGCGAGCGATTGATACGATACACTCACGAGTACTCATGCCCAAGCCCGAGTACTCTGTCCAGCATCCACATCGGGGAATCAACATAAATGGGTGGCTCCGCGGACGGTGTTCCAGCAGTCGCGCTTGGGCGGTCCGAGTGAGCAGTAACGGATCTTCTGCAGAAATCAGTGCATAGATACAAAATCTGAAGGATCAAAGTgttgaaaatcaattaaaaggtgATCATCCATCCCACGACAAGgagagggggcagggggcgaaTGGCGCCACACAGATTTCTGTACGGGCCTCTGaaagggaatcgaatcgaatcgctcCAAATTGGCGTTGGAATGTCCAATAATAAACGGTAGATTCTATTACTCGTTAACCCCGCGGGTCAATGAGAGAGAACTATGGCAAAAGATACAACGTAGCTGCTGTAcccttgccacagccacagatacagatacatgcctctgagagtgtggcagtaattgaattaacctttgcgtgccgtctgtctctgtccgtgTCTGTGAATAAATCGCGGGTCTTGGCTCGAGTAACACTATTCCTCCGTCCTTCGTCGTACCGATAGATGGACGAGGCTTCTGGCACGACGACAACCGATGGCAAGTCCCTGGATGAGGCGCCGGTGGCCGCAGGACTGGAGCCCACACAGCCGATCGGCTTCCTGCAGCTCTTCCGCTTCTCCACCTGCGGGGAGATCGCGTGGCTCTTCTTTGGGTTCCTCATGTGCTGCGTCAAGGCGTTGACCCTGCCCGCAGTGGTCATAATTTACAGCGAGTTCACAGCAGTGAGTACCGGGCACAGATACTcccgcagatgcagattcagaTACTCCAACCACAATCTCTCTCCCTTCGATTCTCGATTCCGTAGCCCTCTCCGCTGCCACGAACATCACCACGCTGTCGTTTCCCTTCACGAtggccaacagcagcggcggcgggtaCACCATTCCCACGGGGACCCTGAGCATCCTTCCCATCGCGGCGAACGCCCAGCTGCCGACCATCACGACAACGGCCAGTGGCTACGAGCCCAATGACGTCATCACCACGATCCCCGTCTCGCTCTCCATTCAGCGCTTCCCCTCGTCCCTGTCCATCGTGGACCTGGCCCAGGAGCAggacggctacagcaacagtggCTCCAGCAACGGCATGACCGTGGGGCCGGGtgcgggcggcggcggcggcatcacCACCACGGCCCTCCTGTCCGTGAAGCCCctgaacggcagcggcaacggcaacatttCGCGGAACAACAGCTTCAGTCTGAGCTTCAACCTGCAGGACCCCACAGTGCGCTCCTCGGTGCGTTCGGCAGGAGCCCCCACAGTGGATACAGTGGACAACTCTTCATCCGGTGGCACGATTGCCCTGCCCCAGAGCGGcgccacggcaacggcaacggccacgAGTGCTACCTCAACCCTCGCCAAACACAGTCCCGAGGCCAAGACAGGAGAGGTCTATGTCTGAGCGGAGGAACAGGACACCTATTCCGACCCATCCACTGGATTATAGCTTTCGTCGTAGGTTTAAGCACCCCCTTCCAGAACCACTGATACGATATTATCATCTAGgaaagagaacaaaacaagagtaatcctctcttcggattgtacatacatatgcacacatcaatatacatacatatatagcccACAGACGATATCGTATCGTAATGGATCGTATCGTACGGCACACGCGAGTCTCTCTCGATAGTTGGGCGAATAAATTACGAATAAAATCTTTACCAAGAGAATCTCCATTATATTACCCGTGCAAACATTGGACCGTGtaaatactttggaaccctccccctccccctctccacaAAAAACATAATATGTGATATGCGATTattgtatgtgttttttttttttttgttcaatttATAAAATTTGTGCATCTTTAGGATTAATGTGGAACCAATCCATGTAGAGGATGGTAGAAGAACACAGATCTAAGAAATTCTAGGCTCCTttgtacagatacagatacagttacaGATGATCGACGAGGCAGATGAAGCGGTGTGACACGTCGGGCGACTAACGAGCCCCTTAACTTGTTTGCCGCCCAACTAAACTGttaaaaattcttaattaacgccaataaggaatacattaaaatgccgacgccaagccaagcagccattttcccaactcgccccacacacattcacattccccttcccaaccactaccgacaagctttatttcctctttctcgccaatgtaaattaaaattctgtgcgccactaaacatatattcaaatcacaaaccacaaagagaatcataaaacacaaagatttcttaaaccacacacaactactgtcaacgcggcttcgcctgtgtaaagtgcggtggtttcgtccaccgcacccagctaaatgcgaaaattgcggcggtttaacaacttctttcaacgcggcttcgtctgtgtaaagtgcggtggtttcgtccaccgcacccagctaaatgccaaagttgcggcggtttaacaacttctgtcaacgcggcttcgtctgtgtaaagtgcggtggtttcgtccaccgcacccagctaaatgccaaagttgcggcggtacgcacccagccaactacagggcctatgctgatgctgatatgaGGATCAGCCTTGCGCCGCCACTTATATGAAGCCCGCTCCGAGGACGGAAACCGACTGAAAAGACGCAATCcattgtaaaagaaaacacatgttaatgttaattctagtgttaccttaacttttgtaaggaagcgatcctgggctggggtacatatctcagtctactccagggtcgaaattacagcaatatttataatttgccgggactccgtatttcggaccgacgatgggggacggggccgcagtcccgcggacgggggcgatcgtagcgtgggacggggcagttggtttcaccgagaacactccggttatcgccaaatagcgccttcagggccccaccgaactcagaatcaatacggaggtctttactatgcgataataccgacaggtgtcgccgagagtacctaggctatcgccggacagtacttacgggaccccgccggcctgagagttactatgaagcggaaagggggactatgctatgcgggaataccgacaagtatcgccgagagtacctaggctatcgccggacggtactcacgggaccctgtcggcctaagaattactacgacgcggaaaggggaactttgctatgcgggaataccgacaagtatcgccgagagtacctaggctatcgccggacggtaattacgggaccctgtcggcctaagaattactacgacgcggaaaggggaactttgctatgcggaaataccgacaagtatcgccgagagtacctaggctatcgccggacggtactcccgggaccctgtcggcctaagaattactacgacgcggaaaggggacctttgctatgcgggaataccgacaagtatcgccgagagtacctaggctatcgccggacggtacttacgggaccctgtcggcctaagaattactacgacgcggaaaggggaactttgctatgcgggaataccgacaagtatcgccgagagtacctatgctatcgccggacggtacttacgggaccctgtcggcctaagaattactacgacgcggaaaggggaactttgctatgcgggaataccgacaagtatcgccgagagtacctaggctatcgccggacggtacttacgggaccttgtcggcctaagaattaatacgacgcggaaaggggaactttgctatgcggaaataccgacaagtatcgccgagaatgcctatgcaatcgccggatagcagtTACGGGAcgccgccgaactaagaattactacgggtgtcggggatatcgacaggcatcgccgagaatgcctaggcaatcgccggatagcacttacgggacgctgtcgaactaagaattactacgggggtcgggggtaccgacgcgtatcgccgagagcgcttaggcaatcgccggatagcactcacgggacactatcgggctaaacattagtaataaataagaaaatctttatttttggtgcccaacgtggggccaccTTGTGTTGTACATCGGATTGACTCCGATTAATTAATACCAGGAGGACTCACACATTACATTGACCACAATTGTCTTCTTTCCCATCTGTCTTATTTACAACCTTGTATTGTCTGAGTGAATAGCGTAGGGTAGCTGTCCGTAAAGTTTACGCTGGTTAGCGTATAGCTTTGATGGCAAATATCTGTTTCACTACAAAGTTTTCTGCGAGCATGGAAGCATGACAAAAACTTGGAATGCAGGCAAATTAGCCTCAGAGGCGATAACCTGTCCAGTGAGATGTGGGTTCGAGCGGGATTTCTATATTTTCAACAAGTGAAGGGACGACTGGGATAGAATGCATAGGAATTCAGAATGGGTCGGCTGCGAGCAGTTGCCTTCTGACCACATTTACCTAGCGATAGTTTTCACTTAACTttatcttttatttgttttgatGTTTTTGTTGAAAAGCCATTCTGACGATTGTAAATCAAGTTGATTCAACCTTAGGGATGAATCTCTGACCACGGCAGATGGACTGGAACGGAAACATGGCAGTTCTTCTATTTGTTTGTGATCGAGAAATTGAGTCGAGTAGGAAACAAGGAGAGTTTTTTTGTCATGAAATGCCTCCTGTCCACGATTCATTTGTGTTGGTCAGTTTCATAAATTTGCTATTAGACGTTACCAAAAAAAAGCGGACAATTGGTGTGCAGCTTCTGCAGGGAGCTATTGGGAGTCGGGAGatcattcttttcttttgatGGTATAATTTCAAAGAATTAAATTTCTTTATATATTTGTTTTATAGaaacatttttatattttcttctatatttttttttataattttttttatatcttatttttgttatattttttttatatatactcacatacatatgtacattcatTATACAGGCTACATAAATAGATTTGATACATTTATTGGGGGGTTATTCCGCAATATGATGTAATTAATTCTGGGAAGAAATTAAATAGTTCTATGGGTCTGGATAGATCGCCACGAAAAGGGGTGCCTCCTCGAAGCATAGAATGCAGCTTATGCAAGTCCGAGTTGGGAACTGGGGAAAATTATAAAACGAAGTGCGGGCATCCGTTTCATAAGGCATGTATAAAAACGCATTTCACTGTTAAAACAACTTGCCCAACTTGTGATTCGGTTTGCATAGCTCAAACCATTACAAATCCAGCTAGCACATCTGTGTTAACGAGGCAGCAATCTAGACTCGTACCAATCCCAAGAGCAGATAGCTTATCAGATTTGGCCGAAACGAGAAGTGAAGAGCTAAGTGCGAGCGAGAACCCGTCCATCCTCGAGATGAGCCAGACGTCTGCCGAAATTGCAGCCGCTGTCAAGGCTATGCAGAACGAGCTGTTAACTCAGTTGACAGAACAAATGGCGAATCTCATTCAAACCAATGTAGAAGCTCACATAAATAATATGGAGCAGCAAAGACAAACGCCAAATCCAAATACTAGCAGGAATACTTCTTTGGAGCAGCTACTAGGAATCAATGGGCAGCAACCAGATCCGGGGTTACCTCCGCGTGCTACCAGCGCCCGATCGGTAGGTTCAGAATTGGCCCAAAGACCAGACAAAGTAGGCCACATAATTTCGAACTGGAAATTAAGATTTTCAGGAACCACCGATACAATAGGAATCGATAGCTTTATCTATAGAGTTGAGGCCCTTACTCATCAGACGTTAGAGGGAAATTTCTCACTTCTGTGTGGTAATGCGAATTCGCTATTTGATGGCAAGGCATCTGATTTCTTTTGGCGATATCACAAGTCGGTAGGAGTAGTTCGTTGGCAGGAGCTTTGTGCTGCGTTGAGGAAGCAATTCCGAGACTCCAGAACGGATGTGGATATCCGCCAAATGATAAGGGATAGAAAACAGAGGGAAAAAGAAACGTTCGAAAGTTTCTACGATGCCATCCTAAAGCTAACTGATAGACTCGACCAGCCTCTTAGTGAGAAGACGCTGATTGAAATTGTGAGGCGTAATTTACGTCCGGAAATTCAGGATGAAATTCTTAACATACGGGTAGATTCGATGGAAACCTTGAGGGATATATGCAGGAAAAGGGAATGCTTTTTAGAAGAAGTCCGTAAGAATCATGGTTATCAGAAACCATCGGTCTTTAAGAAGCAGATATCAGAGCTCTGGGAGGAAGCGAACATCGATGATGCCGTAGAATTTTCTGAAGGAGAGGTAGAGGATGAGATAGGCGCTTTTGCTCTCGTATGCTGGAATTGCAGGAAGGAGGGGCATAGGTATCAAGACTGCGcggaaaaaaggaaaatttttTGCTATGGATGCGGTATTCCTAATGCCTATAAACCTTCATGTGCGCGATGCCAAAAAAACGCGCAAAGGAGCACTGCAGCATCTCGTCCACTGACCAGTGTTCCCAACCGGCAAGCGGCGACAAAGGAGTGAGGATATATAGCAGTGGTGGGGAGCGGGAAATGACACACTCCCTTTCGGCTGGTCAGCCAGAGTATTTTTGGCATACTAAGCTGGAAAATATTAGGAAGATTGGGTTTCCGAGCTTTGGCGACAAAGCAAAGACAAGTTCTCGCAGCAGTCGGCGGTTAAAAAAATTCTGGGAGTCAGTAAAGTACATAAATAGCATTAGAAGAAACAAAGGGGACAAACGCCCTTATGCTGAAGTTGGTCTTCTGGATAATAAGCGAGTGGGTTTGCTCGATACAGGGCTGCTCTGACTTACATCGGAGGGAAACTGGCCAAAAAATATATTATCAGCAGGAAGCCGTTTAAAAAGGTGCTGTCCAAGGCATGCACCGCTGATGGAAGTCATCAGAAAATAGTTGGTAAATTTAGGACTAGTATAGAGTATAAAGGTATAAGTAAAGAATTAGATATATACATAATCCCTTCGTTAAGTCAGGATGTTTATTTAGGAATTGATTTTTGGATGTCGTTCGGTCTTTTGCCCCCACCCTTAGAGGTGGCGGAAATATCAGCCGCCACAGAGCAGCACGTTCTGACAGACATTCAGGAATTGAAATTGCAGGGAATGGTCCAACGTTTTCCATCATTTGCGACATCGGGTCTCGGGAAAACTTCGGTGTTGTCACACTCAATAGACACTGGAAACGCGAAGCCCGTTAAGCAGCGTCATTTTCCAGTTTCCCCGGCAATTGAGACGTTATTGTACACTGAGATTGACAGGATGCTTCAACTAGAAGTGATTGAAGAATCTGAGAGTCCTTGGTCCTCGCCAGTAGTACTTGTCCGGAAACCGGGAAAAGTCAGAGTTTGTTTGGACAGCAGAAAAGTGAATGAGGTTACGGAAAAAGATGCGTACCCCCTTCCCCAAATAGATGGCATTCTCAGCCGTTTACCGAAGGCAGTGTTCATAAGTAGTCTCGACCTGTAGGAtgcatattggcagatccccttGGATCCGGCATCTAGGTGTAAAACTGCATTCACGGTTCCAGGGAGGCCCTTGTATCATTATAAAGTCATGCCGTTTGGTCTCTGTAATGCCTCTCAAACCATGACACGCTTAATGGATAAAGTCATTCCTGCGTCGCTTAGAAACGAAGTCTTCGTTTATTTGGACGACTTATTGCTGGTGTCAGATACGTTTGAGAGACATTTACTCGTTTTGGACACCGTGGCCTCGCGGATTCGGGAAGCTGGCTTGACCTTAAATATCGAGAAAAGTAAATTCTGTGTGCGCTCTGTGAGATACCTAGGGCATATAATAGGAGAGGGTGGTATTCGCACTGACCCCGAAAAAGTCTCGGCTATTTCGGATTTTCCATTGCCGACGTCGTTGAAAGCGTTGAGAAGCTTTCTGGGATTGGCAGGGTGGTATCGAAAATTCATAAACAACTTTGCGTCTGTATCCGCCCCGTTGACCGACCTATTAAAGCCGAAGCAAAAATTCGTGATGACAACAGAAGGCAAGGAAGCTTTTGAGCGGTTAAAGGGCATGCTTTGCAGTGCTCCGGTCTTGTAAAGTCCGGACTTCAGCAAACCATTTTTTATACATTGCTACGCCAGTAAAAGCGGGGTAGGCGGAGTACTGGTACAGAAGTCGGTCGAAGGGGAAGAACTGCCGATAGCCTTTGTTTCGAAGAAGCTTAACAAAGCCCAAAGAAACTATACGGTTACAGAGCAGGAATGTCTCGCTGTTCTGGTGAGCATAAAAAGATTCAGAGCCTATGTAGAGGGTCAGGAGTTCACTGTAATTACGGATCACGCCTCGCTGAAATGGCTCATGTCTCAAAGTGATTTGAATTCGAGGTTAGCGAGATGGACTTTAAAACTGCAAGGTTTCCGGTTCAGTATCCAACACAGAAGAGGGAAGCTGAATGTTGTTCCGGATGCCTTGTCCAGGGTCCCATATGACCAAGTGGCTGCAGTGGATTTCAGCAATGGCTTGCTGGTGGACATTGAGTCAGCTCATTTCAAATCGGGAGAATATTTGGAACTGATGGAGGGAATTAAGAGCAATATGGCTCAACTCCCCGACCTTAAAATAGTTGATTCTCTGATCTATCGGCGATCCGAGCATGTAAAAGGAGACATCCTTAACGACGCGTTTGCTTGGAAGTTGTGGGTACCCAGGGGGATGGTCAAAGAAGTGCTTAAGAGAGCACACGATGATCCGCTGGCTTCCCATGGTGGAGTCCACAAGACACTCGAGCGGATTCGGCGTTATTATTTCTGGCCCGGACTCGTCAATGACGTAAAAGACTACGTGGCAGCCTGCGAGCAATGTAAAATGTCAAAAGCTCCAAACGCTCCGTTACGTCCACCGATGGGAAAAGCGGCCGAGTCGCAAAGGTTCTTCCAGCGTCTCTATATTGATTTCTTAGGTCCGTATCCTAGGTCTCGCAGTGGAAATATAGGAATTTTTATTGTCCTGGACCATTATTCGAAATTTGTTTTCCTCAAGGctgtaaaaaaattaaatgcggATGTTGTGCTGAGGTATTTAGAGGAGGAGTTATTCCATACTTTCGGAGTTCCAGAGGGAATTGTATCTGACAACGGATCGCAATTTCGATCCGAGAAGTTTCAAGGCCTGCTCAGAAGGCATCGAATAACGCACACGCTAACAGCTGTCCACGTTCCCCAAGCCAATGCTTC contains these protein-coding regions:
- the LOC117195184 gene encoding uncharacterized protein LOC117195184 translates to MANSSGGGYTIPTGTLSILPIAANAQLPTITTTASGYEPNDVITTIPVSLSIQRFPSSLSIVDLAQEQDGYSNSGSSNGMTVGPGAGGGGGITTTALLSVKPLNGSGNGNISRNNSFSLSFNLQDPTVRSSVRSAGAPTVDTVDNSSSGGTIALPQSGATATATATSATSTLAKHSPEAKTGEVYV